A genomic segment from Acidobacteriota bacterium encodes:
- a CDS encoding MoxR family ATPase — MSQYVQQVVDHVRYQLHQVIVGQDAVIDQVLIGLLAEGHVLVEGVPGTAKTLLVKTLGMILGAHFNRIQFTPDLMPADVTGTNIVNLNTGLFTLRQGPIFTDLLLADEINRTPPKTQAALLEAMEERQVTIDGERHPLSPLFMVLATQNPIEYEGTYPLPEAQLDRFLLKILIDYPSIEEELQVISNWNSGFNAKRLQELNLTPLSDLAIVSECRRLVRAVTAEPGIQRYIVNIIRHSRNFIHLSWGASPRAAVALLMCSKANAAMQGRAFITPDDVKTVVKPVLRHRIVLHSEAQVAGITPDQVVDDLVARVEVPR; from the coding sequence ATGTCCCAATACGTTCAACAAGTTGTCGATCATGTTCGGTATCAGCTTCATCAAGTGATTGTCGGTCAGGACGCAGTGATTGATCAGGTATTGATCGGATTGCTCGCTGAAGGACACGTGCTGGTTGAAGGCGTTCCCGGTACGGCGAAAACCCTCCTGGTCAAAACTCTGGGGATGATCCTGGGTGCCCATTTCAACCGCATCCAGTTCACTCCGGACTTGATGCCGGCAGATGTGACCGGAACCAATATCGTCAATCTCAACACCGGGTTATTCACGCTCCGCCAGGGACCAATTTTTACGGACCTGCTGCTGGCTGACGAAATCAACCGCACCCCTCCGAAAACCCAGGCGGCGTTGCTCGAAGCCATGGAAGAACGGCAAGTGACGATTGATGGCGAACGGCATCCGCTCTCGCCGTTATTTATGGTTCTCGCCACCCAGAATCCGATTGAGTACGAAGGCACCTACCCCCTTCCCGAAGCCCAGTTGGACCGGTTTCTGCTCAAAATCCTGATTGACTATCCGTCAATTGAAGAAGAGTTGCAGGTCATCAGCAACTGGAATTCCGGGTTTAATGCCAAGCGACTGCAGGAACTGAACCTGACACCGCTTTCTGATCTGGCTATTGTGAGCGAATGTCGCCGATTGGTGCGAGCGGTAACCGCCGAGCCTGGGATTCAACGCTATATCGTCAATATCATTCGCCATTCCCGAAACTTCATCCACCTGAGTTGGGGGGCCAGCCCCCGCGCGGCGGTTGCCCTGCTGATGTGCAGCAAAGCCAATGCGGCGATGCAGGGACGTGCCTTTATCACACCGGATGACGTCAAAACGGTGGTCAAACCCGTGCTCCGCCATCGCATCGTGCTTCATTCGGAGGCTCAGGTGGCGGGCATCACGCCTGATCAGGTGGTAGATGATCTGGTCGCACGGGTGGAAGTGCCAAGGTAA
- a CDS encoding sigma-70 family RNA polymerase sigma factor, producing MSKTDEELMRDFQRGDEAAFAVLYNRYRVLIYRFLARKISNPPRAEDLTQEVFMAVVQHAREWREEASVKTYFYRIAFNRAVSELRRSEHKVMVAEQDHDSEDGPPPKEAVSTDSPAQDYETRERARLVREALKEIDPDFRDAILLKEYEDLKYEEIAEILNVAVGTVKSRIFRGKLELKKRLEHLFT from the coding sequence ATGAGCAAAACCGACGAAGAACTCATGCGTGATTTTCAGCGAGGCGACGAAGCTGCGTTTGCCGTGCTGTACAATCGCTATCGAGTTCTGATTTATCGCTTTCTGGCACGCAAAATCAGCAACCCACCCCGCGCTGAAGACCTGACGCAGGAAGTCTTTATGGCGGTGGTGCAGCATGCGCGCGAGTGGCGTGAAGAAGCATCGGTCAAGACGTATTTTTACCGCATCGCCTTTAACCGCGCCGTCAGTGAACTTCGTCGCAGTGAACACAAGGTCATGGTCGCCGAACAGGACCACGACTCAGAAGACGGGCCGCCACCCAAAGAAGCCGTCAGCACCGACTCGCCAGCCCAGGACTATGAAACTCGGGAACGGGCACGTCTGGTTCGCGAAGCACTCAAGGAAATTGACCCGGATTTCCGGGATGCGATCTTGCTCAAAGAGTATGAAGACCTGAAATATGAGGAAATCGCCGAGATTTTAAATGTTGCGGTTGGCACAGTAAAATCGCGCATCTTTCGCGGCAAGCTGGAACTCAAAAAACGACTCGAACACCTTTTTACCTGA
- the rsmD gene encoding 16S rRNA (guanine(966)-N(2))-methyltransferase RsmD: MRIISGQFKGRRIRTVDGLSVRPTSDRLRETLFNILSTQVVEARFLDLCAGSGAVGIEACSRGASQVTFVENARHAVRMLIDNLTALGIEDGVELIQRDVLKALKQLMTEERAYDFIFFDPPYASPVYQPVLKQLGESKLLSPDGWLVVEHHAKQTLPETVGLLRRFREVRQGETSLSFYANV, encoded by the coding sequence ATGCGCATCATTTCCGGACAATTCAAAGGCAGGCGGATCCGAACCGTTGATGGACTCAGTGTCCGACCAACGTCGGACCGGCTGCGTGAAACACTCTTCAATATCTTGTCAACGCAGGTTGTGGAGGCCCGCTTTTTAGATCTGTGTGCCGGCTCAGGCGCGGTTGGAATTGAAGCCTGTAGCCGAGGCGCCAGTCAGGTCACCTTTGTTGAAAATGCACGGCATGCCGTCCGAATGCTGATTGACAACCTGACCGCACTCGGGATTGAAGATGGCGTTGAGCTGATCCAGCGTGATGTACTCAAAGCGCTCAAGCAATTGATGACGGAAGAACGCGCCTACGATTTCATTTTTTTTGATCCGCCCTACGCCTCACCCGTCTATCAACCGGTGTTGAAACAACTGGGTGAAAGCAAGCTGCTGTCACCCGACGGATGGCTGGTGGTTGAGCACCACGCCAAGCAAACGCTGCCGGAAACGGTGGGCCTGCTGCGCCGCTTTCGCGAAGTCCGCCAGGGCGAGACGTCGTTGAGTTTTTATGCCAATGTGTAG
- the hutU gene encoding urocanate hydratase has product MSRIIRAPRGTTLSCKGWHQEAALRMLMNNLDPDVAERPEALVVYGGTGKAARNWQCFDAIVRSLQSLENDETLLVQSGKPVGIIRTHEFAPRVLIANSNLVGNWANWDEFRRLEELGLLMYGQMTAGSWIYIGTQGILQGTYETFAAVADRDFGGTLEGKLVVTGGMGGMGGAQPLAATMNGAAFLGIDVDPARIEKRIQTGYCDRMTSNLDEALTWLDEARSRKSPLSVGLVGNCAEVLPEMVRRGIVPDVLTDQTSAHDPLNGYVPAGLSLDEADTLRRENPVEYVKRSQASMGTHILAMRALQDRGAVTFDYGNNLRKQAEISGVTDAFKIPGFVPEYIRPLFCEGKGPFRWAALSGNPEDIRKTDSLVQEMFPHNESLQRWIRLASEKIHFQGLPARICWLGYGERAEFGVALNELVRRGQVEAPIVIGRDHLDCGSVASPYRETEAMKDGSDAIADWPILNALVNTASGASWVSFHHGGGVGIGYSLHAGQVTVVDGTDESAKRAERVLTNDPAMGVFRHVDAGYEEADHTAETKGVKIPMKP; this is encoded by the coding sequence ATGTCACGAATTATTCGCGCCCCGCGGGGCACCACACTCAGTTGCAAGGGCTGGCATCAGGAAGCCGCCCTGCGGATGTTAATGAACAATCTGGATCCGGACGTTGCCGAGCGACCCGAAGCCCTGGTTGTCTATGGAGGAACGGGCAAAGCTGCCCGCAACTGGCAATGTTTTGATGCCATTGTGCGTAGCCTGCAGAGCCTCGAAAACGATGAAACTCTGCTGGTGCAGTCTGGGAAACCAGTTGGGATCATTCGCACGCACGAATTTGCTCCCCGCGTCCTGATTGCCAATTCAAATCTGGTTGGAAACTGGGCCAACTGGGATGAATTTCGCCGACTGGAAGAACTTGGCCTCCTGATGTATGGCCAGATGACGGCGGGAAGCTGGATCTATATCGGCACCCAGGGCATTTTGCAGGGCACGTATGAAACCTTTGCCGCTGTTGCAGATCGCGATTTCGGCGGCACGCTTGAAGGAAAACTGGTGGTAACTGGTGGGATGGGAGGCATGGGTGGAGCGCAACCGCTGGCAGCCACGATGAATGGCGCCGCCTTCCTGGGTATTGATGTGGATCCGGCCCGGATTGAAAAACGCATTCAGACTGGCTACTGCGACCGAATGACTTCCAATCTCGACGAAGCGCTCACCTGGCTTGACGAAGCCCGCTCCCGAAAATCACCGCTTTCGGTTGGTCTGGTTGGAAACTGTGCTGAAGTGTTGCCGGAAATGGTTCGGCGCGGGATTGTCCCTGATGTCCTCACCGATCAAACCAGTGCTCACGACCCGCTCAATGGCTATGTTCCCGCAGGTCTTTCGCTGGATGAAGCCGACACGCTCCGCCGTGAAAACCCGGTCGAATACGTCAAGCGGTCGCAAGCCTCGATGGGAACTCATATTCTGGCCATGCGGGCGCTGCAGGATCGAGGCGCCGTAACGTTTGACTATGGGAACAACCTTCGCAAACAGGCTGAAATTTCAGGGGTTACTGATGCCTTCAAAATTCCGGGCTTCGTCCCGGAATACATCCGCCCGCTGTTTTGTGAAGGCAAAGGACCGTTTCGCTGGGCGGCGCTTTCGGGCAACCCGGAAGATATTCGCAAAACCGACAGCCTCGTCCAGGAAATGTTTCCGCACAACGAGTCATTGCAACGCTGGATTCGACTGGCAAGTGAAAAAATCCACTTCCAGGGTCTTCCGGCACGGATTTGCTGGCTGGGTTATGGTGAACGGGCGGAATTTGGCGTGGCGCTCAATGAACTGGTTCGCCGTGGACAGGTCGAAGCACCAATTGTCATTGGGCGCGACCATCTGGACTGCGGGTCGGTGGCGTCTCCGTATCGTGAAACCGAAGCTATGAAAGACGGGTCGGATGCGATTGCCGACTGGCCGATTTTGAACGCGCTCGTCAACACGGCCTCGGGCGCCAGTTGGGTTTCGTTCCATCACGGCGGAGGCGTCGGCATTGGATACAGCCTGCACGCTGGTCAGGTCACCGTGGTGGACGGCACCGACGAATCAGCCAAACGCGCCGAGCGTGTGCTGACTAACGACCCGGCCATGGGCGTTTTCCGGCACGTTGATGCCGGGTATGAGGAAGCCGACCACACCGCCGAAACCAAAGGCGTGAAAATCCCGATGAAACCCTAA
- a CDS encoding protein kinase: MSLIGLSSPGRALEPAKNITQYIHDVWQDELPQVSVLTVAQTQDGYLWLGTYEGLVRFDGIQFSVVHPQNLNIPKSNGVFSLFEDSQARLWVGTVGGGLLCLKNGQFSGYSIQNGLPDNSVRAICEDQKGNIWIGTEDGLGLLENGKIRVFTTRDGLGSNVIRTLCCDQAGRVWVGTIGGLSCFENGAFTCLTTTQGLPNNRVNAIYEDRQHTIWVGTEGGGLSRWQNGHFQNYTAQQGLANNIILSVLEDRDGNLWIGTDGGGLNRLKKDGTIARFSSKDGLSQNAVRSLFEDREGSLWVGTSSGLNRLRDGKFVTYTVQDGLSNNYLRTIFEDRQGTVWLGSEGGGLTSFRNGAFTSYTTDQGLASNLVRTACEDLEGNIWVGTNTGLSCLKNGTFTTYTTKDGLANDNLYVIYCDRAGRIWIGTAFAGLNVYENGRFHTYTTKDGLANNSVRAIFEDRQGGFWIGTNSGLSYFKNGVFKNYTTQSGIINDRVFAFFEDTDGSIWMGTNGGLAHFGQGRFTNYTTKDGLFDDVAFQILEDNQGQFWMGCNKGLYCVPKRAFEQLDRREIAVLPCVSYGKTDGMRTNQCNGGSQPSAWKTRNDKLWFPTAKGAVVIDPMSIKLNQLAPPVVIEAVVQGSEKFVPSTFLTFEPGENRFEFRYAGLSYLAPEKVRFKCKLEGFDPTWVDVGTRRVAYYTNLPARTYTFRVMACNNDGVWNEIGTSFRFRLKPPLWQTWWAYTLYLLTIAAVIYGSVQWRLNQLHRRALLLESKVVERTQELAQANQQLESSQKETLWKNEQLLVVNQEVERKNEQLDRKNRELDTKIAELAKKNDELLASQKQADRIFSALAEALPGTVLDGKYRLDEKIGSGGFGAVFRAAHLGLNRPVAIKVFKPKPGNDSPEAVERFRREGISACRVNHPNAITVLDSSISSEGIAYLVMELLEGHTLTSELQRAGRLSLKRCAEIILPVCQVLDEAHRAGLVHRDIKPDNIYLHQTKEGEIVKVLDFGIAKLMDDTNDSNLQNLTETGGIVGTPTYMSPERLKGDEYDGRADVYSLGIVLYEMLSGRVPFQPSSRGVVEVMLKHLNHQPPPLRDTLPDLPISVEFVVMASLRKVATDRPNAIEFGNLLSRAVAESLGVDQEVFYRSGPITAPLPLPTQQLDSQQTNYHHLAHAETLHGAFTMEDHPTIVGNRWDKDDTPTIIGHQPLTTNVISEAASERTTERKLTEKVIPKEETLT, translated from the coding sequence GTGTCTCTGATCGGTCTTTCATCGCCGGGCCGGGCGCTGGAACCAGCCAAAAACATTACCCAATACATCCACGATGTCTGGCAGGATGAACTTCCACAGGTGTCAGTGTTGACAGTCGCCCAAACCCAAGATGGGTATCTCTGGCTTGGCACCTATGAGGGACTGGTCCGCTTTGACGGCATTCAGTTCAGCGTCGTTCACCCGCAAAATCTGAACATTCCCAAAAGCAACGGGGTCTTTTCCCTGTTTGAAGATTCACAGGCCCGCCTGTGGGTCGGAACAGTTGGCGGAGGACTCCTGTGCCTCAAGAATGGACAATTTTCTGGCTATTCAATCCAGAACGGGTTGCCAGATAACAGCGTGCGCGCCATTTGCGAAGATCAAAAAGGCAATATCTGGATTGGAACGGAAGATGGTCTTGGGTTGCTTGAAAATGGCAAAATCCGGGTATTTACCACTCGGGATGGCCTGGGCAGCAATGTGATTCGGACCCTCTGCTGCGATCAGGCCGGAAGAGTCTGGGTTGGCACTATTGGCGGCCTCTCGTGCTTTGAAAATGGCGCCTTTACCTGCCTGACCACAACCCAGGGACTGCCAAACAATCGGGTGAATGCAATTTATGAAGACCGCCAACATACCATTTGGGTTGGGACCGAAGGCGGGGGCTTGAGTCGGTGGCAAAATGGTCACTTTCAGAACTACACGGCTCAGCAAGGGCTCGCCAACAATATCATTTTGTCAGTTTTGGAAGACCGGGATGGCAATCTGTGGATTGGCACCGATGGTGGCGGGTTAAACCGGTTGAAAAAAGATGGGACCATCGCTCGCTTTTCGTCCAAAGATGGCCTTTCCCAGAATGCCGTTCGGTCACTCTTTGAAGACCGTGAGGGCAGTTTGTGGGTCGGCACCAGCAGCGGTCTCAATCGGCTTCGCGATGGGAAGTTTGTGACCTACACGGTCCAGGACGGGCTTTCAAATAACTACCTGCGGACGATTTTTGAAGACCGCCAGGGAACCGTCTGGCTTGGGAGCGAAGGTGGCGGGCTCACCAGCTTTCGAAATGGGGCATTTACTTCCTACACCACCGACCAGGGGTTAGCCAGTAACCTGGTGCGCACCGCTTGTGAAGATCTGGAAGGCAATATCTGGGTGGGAACCAACACCGGGCTCAGTTGCCTGAAAAATGGAACGTTTACCACCTATACCACCAAAGACGGGCTGGCGAATGACAACCTGTATGTCATTTATTGTGATCGGGCTGGCCGCATCTGGATTGGCACCGCCTTTGCCGGACTTAATGTGTATGAAAATGGCCGCTTTCATACCTACACCACCAAAGATGGGCTGGCCAATAACAGCGTGCGGGCGATTTTTGAAGATCGCCAGGGTGGGTTCTGGATCGGAACCAACAGCGGGCTCAGTTATTTCAAAAATGGTGTTTTCAAAAACTACACGACCCAAAGCGGAATCATCAACGACCGGGTCTTTGCCTTCTTTGAAGATACGGACGGATCAATCTGGATGGGCACCAATGGGGGGTTAGCCCACTTCGGCCAGGGCCGGTTTACCAATTACACGACCAAAGACGGACTGTTTGATGATGTTGCTTTTCAGATTTTGGAAGACAATCAGGGCCAGTTCTGGATGGGGTGCAACAAAGGGCTTTACTGTGTTCCCAAACGGGCATTTGAACAGCTTGACCGGCGGGAAATTGCCGTGCTGCCCTGTGTGTCATATGGCAAAACGGATGGCATGCGGACCAATCAGTGCAATGGCGGCTCACAGCCATCCGCCTGGAAAACCCGAAATGACAAACTCTGGTTTCCAACCGCCAAGGGTGCCGTGGTCATTGATCCAATGTCCATCAAATTAAATCAACTGGCACCACCCGTTGTCATTGAGGCGGTGGTGCAAGGTTCTGAAAAATTTGTTCCGTCAACGTTCCTGACCTTTGAACCTGGAGAAAATCGGTTTGAGTTTCGTTATGCCGGGCTCAGTTACCTGGCCCCTGAAAAAGTTCGGTTCAAATGCAAGCTGGAAGGCTTTGACCCGACCTGGGTTGATGTCGGGACCCGGCGCGTGGCCTACTACACCAATTTGCCCGCCCGTACCTACACCTTCCGGGTCATGGCGTGCAATAACGATGGCGTCTGGAACGAAATTGGCACCAGCTTTCGCTTTCGATTAAAACCACCACTCTGGCAAACGTGGTGGGCTTATACACTGTACCTGCTTACGATTGCCGCCGTGATCTATGGCAGCGTGCAGTGGCGATTGAACCAGTTACATCGCCGGGCGCTGTTGCTGGAAAGCAAAGTGGTTGAACGAACCCAGGAACTGGCCCAGGCTAACCAGCAGTTAGAAAGTTCACAAAAAGAAACCCTGTGGAAAAATGAGCAACTCCTGGTGGTCAATCAGGAAGTCGAGCGCAAAAACGAGCAACTTGACCGTAAAAACCGTGAGCTGGATACCAAAATTGCCGAATTGGCCAAAAAGAACGACGAACTGCTGGCGTCGCAAAAACAGGCGGATCGAATCTTTTCAGCCTTAGCCGAAGCATTACCCGGCACGGTGCTGGATGGCAAATATCGGCTCGATGAAAAAATCGGGAGCGGTGGGTTTGGCGCCGTTTTCCGAGCTGCTCACCTTGGCCTCAATCGCCCGGTGGCGATCAAAGTCTTTAAACCCAAACCTGGAAACGATTCACCGGAAGCGGTTGAGCGGTTTCGCCGGGAAGGAATTTCCGCCTGCCGGGTCAATCATCCCAATGCCATCACGGTCCTTGATTCCAGTATTTCATCCGAAGGTATCGCCTATCTGGTGATGGAACTGCTGGAAGGCCACACGCTGACCAGCGAGCTGCAGCGAGCGGGGCGGCTCTCACTCAAACGATGCGCCGAAATCATCCTTCCGGTGTGCCAGGTGCTTGACGAAGCGCACCGGGCCGGACTCGTCCACCGCGATATCAAGCCTGACAATATCTACCTCCATCAAACCAAAGAAGGCGAAATCGTCAAAGTTCTGGATTTTGGAATTGCCAAGTTGATGGACGATACCAACGACTCAAATCTCCAAAATCTGACTGAAACGGGTGGCATTGTCGGTACCCCAACCTATATGTCACCGGAACGCCTGAAAGGTGATGAGTATGATGGACGGGCCGATGTGTACAGTTTGGGGATTGTGCTTTATGAAATGCTCTCTGGGCGAGTGCCCTTTCAGCCTTCCAGCCGAGGGGTGGTTGAGGTCATGCTCAAACATCTCAATCACCAGCCGCCGCCGTTGCGCGATACGTTGCCGGATTTACCAATCAGTGTTGAGTTTGTGGTCATGGCCTCGCTTCGGAAGGTGGCCACTGATCGCCCAAACGCGATTGAGTTTGGAAACTTACTGTCCAGGGCCGTGGCTGAGAGTCTCGGGGTGGATCAGGAAGTATTTTATCGAAGCGGCCCCATTACCGCGCCACTCCCGCTTCCAACTCAGCAACTGGACAGCCAGCAAACCAACTATCACCATCTGGCTCATGCCGAAACACTGCATGGGGCATTTACCATGGAGGATCATCCCACGATTGTGGGGAATCGCTGGGACAAAGATGATACGCCGACTATCATCGGCCACCAGCCCCTGACAACCAATGTTATTTCGGAAGCCGCTTCGGAACGAACCACGGAGCGAAAACTCACTGAAAAAGTTATCCCCAAAGAAGAAACCCTGACTTGA
- a CDS encoding DUF4349 domain-containing protein, which yields MSAEHSEKQFEAFCEDLEAYVEGALPDVRQREIESFLKDSAEARELLAEFQQANSLFAAPEWDIPEPHHLPTAQVILDRARKQLPFWHRWWQHVSALLPKPLTSPVFASALALMVLFSATWYVVRPTFLSKPEMTAMQKDSAAPAVGAAPASSTVPAAPSSEPTGSTARPAEAPAKQAPPASPAQAVPGPTLGDELDQPAAGLKKEKSAIEGQAHPPSGARLEEKAKAGEGKNERMDADELVAQTQPEMASAAPKKADDSIAYNKVAAPSPPPAPGAAGAAGAGPAKPSTTITASETESPDRKRKAASEFRANAPKPADPGSDRQQLRSVTLVLVPPNPETARTRVASVTQQTGGQVLSSRQSGTAYLIVTSRIPASQLDAYLSKIRSLGTITKQQQEALSAAARRETDKNLGRSKDLRDDESGYVTVVVQIRLTK from the coding sequence ATGTCCGCTGAACACTCTGAAAAACAATTCGAAGCCTTTTGCGAAGACCTGGAAGCCTATGTTGAAGGCGCGCTTCCGGATGTGCGTCAGCGCGAAATCGAATCGTTTTTAAAAGATTCAGCCGAAGCCCGCGAACTCCTGGCTGAATTTCAGCAGGCGAACTCACTGTTTGCCGCTCCTGAATGGGACATCCCAGAACCACACCATCTCCCAACGGCTCAGGTTATCCTGGATCGAGCCCGCAAGCAGTTGCCCTTTTGGCATCGCTGGTGGCAACACGTGAGCGCTCTTTTGCCCAAACCCTTGACCTCGCCAGTTTTTGCCTCAGCCCTGGCACTAATGGTGCTCTTTAGCGCAACCTGGTATGTAGTGCGCCCGACATTTCTGTCAAAGCCGGAAATGACGGCGATGCAGAAAGATTCGGCGGCACCAGCGGTTGGAGCAGCACCAGCATCATCCACGGTTCCAGCGGCGCCCAGCAGCGAACCGACGGGTAGTACAGCCCGACCCGCAGAAGCTCCGGCTAAACAAGCGCCACCCGCTTCCCCGGCCCAGGCGGTGCCAGGTCCAACCCTGGGTGACGAACTGGATCAACCAGCCGCCGGTTTGAAAAAAGAAAAGTCCGCCATCGAAGGCCAGGCACATCCGCCATCTGGCGCCAGACTGGAAGAAAAGGCAAAAGCTGGTGAGGGTAAAAACGAACGCATGGATGCCGACGAGCTTGTGGCCCAAACCCAACCTGAAATGGCATCTGCCGCGCCCAAAAAAGCTGATGACTCAATTGCGTACAACAAAGTAGCGGCACCTTCGCCACCGCCAGCACCAGGGGCAGCCGGAGCAGCCGGAGCCGGACCGGCCAAACCCTCAACCACCATTACCGCTTCCGAAACGGAATCACCTGACCGCAAACGGAAAGCGGCCTCTGAATTTCGAGCCAATGCTCCCAAACCAGCCGACCCAGGATCAGACCGGCAGCAGCTTCGTTCGGTGACACTGGTCCTGGTACCGCCTAACCCGGAAACCGCTCGCACCCGCGTGGCCTCGGTAACCCAACAGACCGGAGGACAGGTCCTGTCGTCCAGGCAATCTGGAACAGCCTATTTGATTGTGACATCACGGATTCCGGCCTCCCAACTGGACGCCTATCTTTCAAAAATCCGGAGTTTGGGCACCATCACCAAACAACAACAAGAAGCCCTTTCAGCGGCAGCGCGTCGTGAAACTGATAAAAACCTGGGCCGTTCGAAAGATCTTCGTGATGACGAATCAGGCTATGTCACCGTGGTGGTTCAGATTCGATTGACAAAGTGA
- a CDS encoding class I SAM-dependent methyltransferase, whose protein sequence is MPSPPPHPDLPYGSIAKGYDRGMRFFERHLFGWRRAELIPKATGDVLELGAGTGVNLMLYTSARSLVLTDPDPLMLEKARTKPRLPGLDVQFIEASAEQLPFPDQSFDTVVATLVFCSIPRPTVALAEIRRVLKPGGKLLLLEHIRPSPLLLGFITDCLTPLQKRLCGGCHLNRRTVSTIQAQGFSIQHVRFSKFDVVATLEATLSHPSSSPIARWKT, encoded by the coding sequence ATGCCCTCCCCACCTCCTCATCCTGATCTCCCGTACGGTTCAATTGCCAAAGGATATGACCGGGGAATGCGGTTCTTTGAGCGGCATCTCTTCGGATGGCGGCGGGCTGAATTAATTCCCAAAGCGACCGGAGATGTCCTGGAACTTGGGGCGGGAACAGGTGTCAATTTGATGCTTTACACCAGTGCCCGCTCACTGGTGCTGACAGACCCAGACCCGTTGATGCTGGAGAAAGCCCGGACCAAACCCCGGTTGCCAGGGCTTGACGTTCAGTTTATCGAGGCTTCCGCCGAGCAACTTCCCTTTCCCGATCAGAGTTTCGACACCGTGGTCGCGACCCTTGTGTTTTGCAGTATTCCCCGCCCAACAGTCGCCCTGGCTGAAATTCGGCGGGTACTGAAACCTGGGGGTAAATTACTCCTGCTTGAACATATCCGCCCTTCCCCGCTATTGTTAGGATTCATCACTGATTGTTTGACACCGCTCCAAAAACGGCTCTGCGGCGGCTGTCATCTCAATCGTCGAACGGTTTCCACAATTCAGGCCCAGGGATTTTCAATCCAACACGTCAGATTTTCTAAATTTGATGTTGTGGCAACCCTCGAAGCCACACTTTCTCATCCGAGTTCATCACCCATTGCTCGTTGGAAAACATGA